The Paenibacillus macerans genome includes a window with the following:
- a CDS encoding GNAT family N-acetyltransferase: MPDGTAVIHDFCVLPACQGKGFGREILSQTVRLLLGKKLPRIRLSVITQNQNALSLYQKAGFAITAEFHYYVSSLNDI, translated from the coding sequence ATTCCGGACGGTACGGCTGTGATTCATGATTTCTGCGTCCTTCCTGCCTGTCAGGGAAAAGGCTTCGGGCGGGAAATTCTTTCGCAAACCGTGCGGCTGCTTCTTGGGAAAAAGCTGCCCCGCATTCGTCTGAGCGTGATCACGCAAAATCAAAACGCGTTAAGCCTGTATCAAAAGGCCGGATTCGCAATTACGGCGGAGTTTCACTATTACGTAAGCAGCTTAAACGATATATAA